Proteins encoded by one window of Rhodamnia argentea isolate NSW1041297 chromosome 6, ASM2092103v1, whole genome shotgun sequence:
- the LOC115730772 gene encoding acanthoscurrin-1-like: MDSGGGGGGGGVGGEGVGGGSDLDGGRGGGIGGMGGRGVEGCCDLAGGGSGGMGSEGIGGGAYLAGGADGGAVGGEGVEGGGDLAGGWDARGVGSKDVGGGGDLSCDGGSGGGGKFRKLLNSHASKFELIENFC; encoded by the exons ATGGAcagcggcggtggcggtggtggtggcggtgtgGGTGGTGAAGGTGTCGGAGGAGGTAGTGACTTGGATGGTGGTAGAGGCGGAGGCATAGGAGGCATGGGTGGTAGAGGTGTCGAAGGATGTTGTGACTTGGCCGGTGGTGGCAGTGGAGGCATGGGTAGTGAAGGTATCGGAGGAGGTGCTTACTTGGCCGGTGGTGCCGATGGAGGAGCCGTGGGAGGTGAAGGTGTCGAAGGAGGTGGTGACTTGGCCGGTGGTTGGGATGCAAGAGGCGTGGGTAGTAAAGATGTCGGAGGAGGTGGCGACTTAAGCTGTGATGGTGGCAGTGGTGGAGGAG GCAAATTTCGCAAGTTGTTGAATAGTCATGCTTCGAAATTCGAATTGATTGAGAATTTCTGCTAA